In a single window of the Penaeus monodon isolate SGIC_2016 chromosome 3, NSTDA_Pmon_1, whole genome shotgun sequence genome:
- the LOC119596529 gene encoding uncharacterized protein LOC119596529: MSGGIATKPTHMMREVSCEELAGLKDRMSRYLPHSASIYGIVDTKLRHPLVQEFSTAVYVPESHPSSSLVVATPSCSTDLLKSLTVFWCQEEEDDEDLALLLASLPACRWKEPLFFYACSIPVLRKLESLLNYECLAGGQTVWHRMSEGMMYSIRREDLQGHQLPPGFTMGPLRPEDTLTVRSWWKYNWSESYAALSAFINHLPSVGVFTEDEEGGASEGDRKLVSWIHQYKNGNMGNTFTLPEYRRLGLARCATLALARKIIESGLPANLVIDETNIDSILFHEKIGFKKQCGVGWNASLPLGVALEEVIRARND; this comes from the exons ATGAGTGGTGGGATCGCAACCAAACCAACTCATATGATGCGTGAGGTGTCGTGTGAGGAACTGGCTGGCTTGAAAGATCGAATGTCCCGGTATCTTCCTCATTCAGCTTCT ATATACGGAATCGTCGACACAAAGCTCCGTCATCCTTTGGTCCAAGAATTCTCCACAGCTGTTTACGTTCCAGAGAGCCACCCGTCTTCGTCCTTGGTGGTGGCTACTCCCTCCTGCTCCACC GATCTCCTGAAGAGTCTGACGGTGTTCTGgtgccaggaggaggaggatgacgaggacCTGGCTCTCCTGCTGGCGTCTCTCCCGGCGTGTCGTTGGAAGGAGCCCCTGTTTTTTTACGCTTGCTCGATTCCCGTGCTTCGTAAG CTGGAATCTCTGTTAAATTACGAGTGTCTGGCAGGAGGACAGACGGTTTGGCATCGGATGTCTGAAGGCATGATGTACAGTATCAGGCGTGAAGATCTGCAGGGGCATCA GCTGCCCCCGGGTTTTACCATGGGTCCCCTGAGGCCAGAGGACACGCTCACCGTCCGTTCGTGGTGGAAGTACAACTGGTCAGAGTCCTACGCCGCCCTCTCGGCTTTCATCAATCACTTACCCTCCGTCGGCGTCTTCAcggaggacgaggaagggggcGCGAGCGAGGGAGACAGGAAGCTGGTTTCGTGGATCCACCAGTACAAGAACGGCAATATGGGAAACACATTCACACTGCCGGAGTACCGAAGGCTGGGTTTGGCTCGCTGCGCCACCCTCGCTCTCGCTCGTAAGATCATCGAGAGTGGCCTCCCCGCGAACCTGGTTATTGATGAGACAAACATAGACTCCATCCTATTCCACGAAAAAATAGGCTTCAAGAAACAGTGCGGCGTAGGATGGAATGCCAGTCTGCCTCTTGGAGTGGCGCTTGAAGAAGTTATACGCGCGCGAAATGATTGA